One genomic region from Euleptes europaea isolate rEulEur1 chromosome 6, rEulEur1.hap1, whole genome shotgun sequence encodes:
- the INF2 gene encoding inverted formin-2: MSLKKDGAQKKWVALKEKLGPQDSDQTEANLENAEPELCIRLLQIPSVVNYSGLKKRLESSDDNWMVQFLELCGLDLLLEALDRLSGRGVSKISDALLQLTCINCVRAVMNSHQGIEYIVSNEGYVRKLSQALDTSNVMVKKQVFELLAALCIYSVDGHALALDALDHYKTVKNQQYRFSVIMNELLATDNVPYMITLLSAINAIILGTEELRARTQLRNEFIGLQLLDILTKLR; this comes from the exons ATGTCTCTCAAAAAGGACGGGGCCCAGAAGAAATGGGTCGCCCTGAAGGAGAAGCTGGGGCCCCAGGACTCAGATCAGACAGAGGCCAACCTGGAAAATGCCGAGCCGGAGCTCTGCATTCGCCTCTTGCAGATCCCGTCGGTGGTGAACTATTCTGGCCTCAAGAAGAGGCTGGAGAGTAGCGATGACAACTGGATGGTCCAGTTTCTGGAGCTCTGTGGACTGGATCTTCTGCTGGAGGCCCTGGACAGGCTGTCTGGGAGAGGGGTCTCCAAAATCTCTGATGCGCTGCTGCAGCTGACGTGCATCAACTGCGTGCGGGCGGTCATGAACTCCCACCAAGGCATCGAGTACATTGTGAGCAACGAGGGCTACGTCAGGAAACTTTCCCAAG CTCTGGACACCTCCAACGTCATGGTCAAGAAGCAAGTGTTTGAACTCCTGGCTGCTCTCTGCATTTACTCGGTGGATGGCCACGCGCTGGCTTTAGATGCTCTGGATCATTACAAG ACGGTGAAAAACCAGCAGTACCGATTCAGTGTGATCATGAACGAGCTCTTAGCAACAGACAATGTGCCCTACATGATAACTCTTCTAAGTGCCATCAACGCAATTATACTAGGAACCGAAGAACTAAGAGCCAGGACGCAGCTCCGGAACGAGTTCATAG GTCTCCAGTTGCTGGACATTTTGACCAAGCTGCGGTAA